A genomic stretch from Hemibagrus wyckioides isolate EC202008001 linkage group LG20, SWU_Hwy_1.0, whole genome shotgun sequence includes:
- the cldnf gene encoding claudin f produces the protein MGRIAKEVSGQTLCFIGLIGLCLTCGLPMWRTTYFIGANIVTGQIVWDGLWMNCVMQSTGQMQCKIQSSIMTMTQDLQAAQALIVIAILIAFAGVLMVFIGGRCTSCLKNESSMAKLVIFGGILCIIAAVVCLIPVCWSATFTIYDYENVLVPTSQKREIGSCIYIGWGTTFVLLLGGIILCTSCPPNYTNQNMYPYQGPYIRPAGNYMPPKGYPPSVTYSGTYVPGKPYMAPGTYAAVPRQYM, from the coding sequence ATGGGGAGAATTGCCAAGGAGGTGTCAGGCCAGACACTGTGCTTCATTGGGCTGATCGGCCTGTGTCTGACGTGTGGCTTACCCATGTGGCGTACAACCTACTTCATCGGCGCCAACATCGTGACAGGCCAGATTGTCTGGGATGGGCTTTGGATGAACTGTGTGATGCAGAGTACGGGCCAGATGCAGTGCAAGATCCAGTCGTCCATCATGACCATGACACAGGACCTACAGGCCGCACAAGCCCTCATCGTCATCGCCATCTTGATTGCTTTTGCTGGCGTACTTATGGTATTCATTGGGGGAAGATGCACCAGCTGTTTGAAGAACGAGTCCTCAATGGCCAAACTGGTCATTTTTGGAGGTATCCTGTGTATTATAGCTGCTGTTGTATGCCTCATTCCGGTCTGCTGGTCTGCGACATTCACAATCTACGATTACGAAAACGTTCTCGTACCCACGTCACAGAAAAGAGAGATAGGTTCTTGCATATACATCGGCTGGGGCACTACATTCGTTCTTCTGCTCGGAGGGATCATTTTGTGCACCTCTTGCCCACCAAATTATACGAATCAGAACATGTATCCCTACCAAGGACCTTACATTAGACCGGCCGGAAATTACATGCCTCCCAAAGGATATCCACCCAGCGTTACATATTCTGGAACCTATGTTCCGGGTAAACCATACATGGCTCCAGGAACTTACGCCGCTGTTCCAAGGCAATACATGTAA
- the LOC131370851 gene encoding claudin-4-like, translated as MVSMCRQMLGYGLGIVGFLGTIIVCALPMWRVTAFIGANIVTAQIIWEGLWMTCVMQSTGQMQCKIYDSMLALPQDLQAARALIVISIVVCVFAMILGISGGKCTNFVDKENTKIKMAIASGVTFIIAGVLCLIPVCWSTNTIVQDFYNPILTSAQKRELVEMASMGLQMLGCALALIGYIGVILVCGLPMWRVTAFIGNNIVTSQIFWEGIWMSCVVQSTGQMQCKVYDSMLALTSDLQAARALMVIALVVGIAGIFMAFAAGKCTNFISEGNGKSRASIAAGVVLIIAGVLTLIPVSWTATSITRDFYNPLLVDAQKRELGASLYIGWGAGFLLVLGGGLLCSSCPSKEDRAPSIKYQTVKSKISSVNNSVPSYVAASQRSATPTKTYI; from the exons ATGGTGTCCATGTGCCGTCAGATGCTGGGCTATGGCCTGGGCATCGTTGGATTCTTGGGGACGATCATTGTTTGTGCCCTTCCCATGTGGAGGGTAACAGCTTTCATCGGAGCCAATATTGTGACAGCGCAGATCATATGGGAAGGCTTGTGGATGACCTGTGTCATGCAGAGCACAGGCCAGATGCAGTGTAAGATCTACGACTCCATGCTGGCACTTCCCCAGGATCTGCAGGCTGCCCGAGCTCTGATCGTCATCTCCATCGTCGTCTGTGTGTTCGCCATGATCCTGGGAATCTCTGGTGGCAAATGCACCAACTTTGTGGACAAAGAGAACACCAAGATCAAGATGGCCATTGCCAGTGGTGTCACTTTCATCATTGCTGGAGTCCTGTGCCTCATCCCAGTCTGCTGGTCTACCAACACCATCGTCCAGGACTTCTACAACCCCATCCTGACCAGTGCTCAGAAGAGGGAGCT TGTGGAAATGGCTTCAATGGGGCTACAGATGCTGGGGTGCGCACTAGCTTTAATCGGCTACATCGGGGTGATCTTGGTCTGTGGTCTGCCCATGTGGCGAGTCACGGCCTTCATCGGAAACAACATTGTGACATCCCAGATCTTCTGGGAGGGCATCTGGATGAGCTGCGTGGTGCAGAGCACAGGTCAGATGCAATGCAAGGTCTACGATTCCATGCTCGCTCTGACTTCGGACTTGCAGGCTGCCCGCGCGCTAATGGTCATCGCACTGGTGGTGGGCATCGCTGGGATCTTTATGGCCTTTGCTGCTGGCAAGTGCACCAATTTTATTTCTGAAGGGAATGGCAAAAGTAGGGCATCTATTGCTGCTGGAGTTGTCCTAATCATCGCAGGAGTCCTTACCCTCATTCCCGTGTCCTGGACGGCCACCAGTATCACAAGAGATTTCTACAACCCCTTACTGGTTGACGCCCAAAAGCGTGAGCTGGGGGCTTCACTATACATCGGATGGGGGGCTGGATTTCTCTTGGTGCTAGGAGGGGGACTTCTCTGTAGTTCCTGTCCATCCAAAGAGGACCGTGCTCCATCCATCAAGTACCAGACGGTCAAGTCTAAAATATCCAGTGTAAATAATTCAGTGCCCAGCTATGTCGCGGCATCACAGAGGTCTGCAACTCCCACGAAGACCTACATCTAA
- the LOC131370849 gene encoding claudin-4-like: MVSAGLQMLGTALAIIGWIMTIVICALPMWKVTAFIGNNIVTAQITWEGIWMSCVVQSTGQMQCKVYDSMLALSSDLQAARALCVISILIGIFGILLAIAGGKCTNCVEDESSKAKVGIASGVAFIVSGILCLIPVCWTANTIIRDFYNPLILSAQKYEIGASLYIGWAFIGILTAFLGWLGVIVACCLPQWRVTAFIGANIVTAQIIWEGIWMTCAVQSTGQMQCKIYDSMLALTADLQAARAMIIISILAGIIGIMASIAGGKCTNCIENSRAKAMACIVAGVCFIIAGVLCLIPVSWTAQSIIAEFYNPLMTDAQRRELGTSLYIGWAAAGLMLMGGILLCLNCPPNEQRIYNPKYTSTRLTPISREYV, translated from the exons ATGGTGTCTGCCGGGCTACAGATGTTGGGCACTGCCCTAGCCATCATTGGCTGGATCATGACCATTGTGATTTGCGCTCTGCCTATGTGGAAGGTCACAGCTTTCATTGGGAACAACATTGTAACAGCACAGATAACCTGGGAGGGCATCTGGATGTCCTGCGTTGTGCAAAGCACCGGGCAGATGCAGTGCAAAGTCTACGACTCTATGCTGGCTCTCAGCTCTGACCTACAGGCCGCCCGTGCACTCTGCGTCATTTCCATTTTGATTGGTATCTTTGGGATTCTCCTGGCCATCGCTGGTGGCAAGTGCACCAACTGTGTGGAGGACGAGAGCTCCAAAGCAAAGGTGGGCATCGCATCTGGCGTGGCTTTCATCGTCTCAGGCATCCTGTGTCTTATTCCCGTCTGCTGGACAGCCAACACCATTATCAGGGACTTCTACAACCCCTTAATACTCAGCGCACAGAAATATGAGATCGGAGCTTCTCTGTACATCGGATGGGCC TTCATTGGCATTCTCACAGCCTTCTTGGGATGGTTGGGAGTCATCGTGGCATGTTGTCTGCCTCAGTGGAGAGTAACTGCTTTCATCGGCGCAAACATTGTGACAGCACAGATCATCTGGGAGGGAATTTGGATGACTTGTGCAGTACAGAGCACCGGGCAGATGCAGTGCAAGATTTACGACTCCATGCTAGCACTCACCGCGGACCTGCAGGCCGCCAGAGCAATGATCATTATTTCCATTTTGGCTGGCATCATTGGAATCATGGCGTCCATCGCTGGTGGGAAGTGCACCAACTGTATTGAGAATTCACGTGCTAAAGCTATGGCATGCATCGTGGCTGGAGTGTGTTTTATAATCGCCGGTGTGCTCTGTTTGATCCCTGTATCCTGGACAGCTCAGAGCATCATCGCCGAATTTTACAATCCCCTAATGACGGATGCACAGCGGAGGGAACTGGGGACTTCCTTGTACATTGGCTGGGCGGCTGCAGGTCTTATGCTGATGGGGGGAATTCTACTCTGCTTGAACTGCCCTCCCAATGAGCAGCGCATCTACAACCCAAAGTACACCAGTACAAGATTAACCCCTATCTCCAGGGAATACGTCTGA